GTCGACCACACGTGTCGGGAGTGCCGACTCGCGGTTCACATACCCCTCGAGGCGACAGCCGCGTTTCACCCGGCGGCGATCGGCTTCTTCTGGGACCACGGCATCTCCCTGCAGGACCGGCCGCTGTGGGAGTTCTTCGAGTTCATCGTCACCGGCGCCGTGACCGCCGACGTCGCCGCCGTCGACCCGCTCGAGGCGACGGTCGAGATCAGCCTCGACGGCGAGACGCTCCGGCTCGCGGTGGACGACGACCTGCGGGTGACGACCGTACCGGCCGACGATCGGTGATCGGCCGAGTCGCTACACGGGTCTCGTCCGGCCACCGAAACGATCGCGCCCTCGCTCAAACATATTTGAGTAGGTTCGCTGTCAAAATGTACCAAATTTGATAATACTTATCCCCGCTGCCGCGTATGACTCCCTATGTGCTCCGCAGCGAGACCGGATGTCGTGACGGCGTTCTGGGAGGTAACGTATGGCGGCGATTGAACTCGAGGGGCTGACGAAACGGTTCGGCGACGTGGTCGCCGTCGACGGGCTCGACCTCACGATCGAGGAGGGCGAGATCTTCGGCTTCCTGGGGCCGAACGGCGCGGGCAAGTCGACGACGATCGACATCCTGCTGGATTTCATCCGGCCGACTGACGGGACGGCAACCGTCCTCGGCCACGACGCCCAGGCTGACGGACTGGCCGTTCGCAGTCGAACGGGTGTCCTCCCGGACGGCTATCACGTCTACGACCGACTCACCGGTCGCCAGCACGTCGAGTTCGCCGTGAAGATGAAAGGCGTCGACGAGGAGCCGATGGACGTCCTCGAGCGGGTTCGGATCGCCGACGCCGCCGACCGGAAAGCGGGCGGCTACTCGAAGGGGATGCGCCAGCGGCTGGTGCTCGCGATGGCGCTCGTCGGCGACCCCGACCTGCTCGTCCTCGACGAACCGTCGACCGGACTCGATCCGAATGGCGCCCGCGAGATGCGCGAGATCATCCGCGAGGAGAACGCCCGTGGGACGACGGTGTTCTTCTCGAGTCACGTCATGGAACAGGTCGAGGCCGTCTGCGACCGCGTGGCGATCATCAACCGCGGCCAGCTGGTGGCCGTCGACACGATCGACGGACTTCGGAACGCGACGGAAACCGGCGAGACGCTGTACGTCTACGTCGCGAAGCTCGACGAGGACGTTCTCGAGCGCGTCCGGGGGCTCGAGGGGGTCGCCAGCGCGTCGATCGACGACGGCCGCTTGCGAGTGGGCGTCGGCGGCGTCTCGAAGTTCGCCGTGCTGCACGCCATCGACGAGATCACGCCGATCCAGGACTTCTCGGTGGTCGAGTCGTCGCTCGAGGACCTGTTCGTCCGCTACACGAACGAGAGCCAGGAGAACGAGAGCCAGGAGGTCGAGGCATGACCTGGCTCACCGTCGCCGCGAAGGACTTCCGGGACGCCGTCCAGTCGCGGGCGCTGTGGGCGCTCGTCGCCGTCTTCGTCGTCCTCTCGATCGTCTCCACGTACGCCTACCTCGAGGTGCCGGAGATGTTCGGCTCTCCCGAAGGAGCGACGTTCGGCGGGCTGTTGTTCTTCACCGTCGGGCTCGTCGGGCTGTTCGTCCCGCTGGCGGCGATCGTCGTCTGTTACAAGTCCCTCGCGGGCGAGCGCGAACTCGGGAGCATCAAACTGCTGCTCTCGCTGCCGACCACCCGCGGGCAGGTGTTCGCCGGGAAGGTCCTCGGCAGAGCCGCAGTCCTCGCGTTCGGTCTCGGCGTCGGGCTGGTCGTCGGCCTCGGATTCGGCGCCGCGCTGCTCGGCGAGATCGACGCCGTCGCGGTGCTGGCGTTCGTGCTCGTCACGCTCGCGTTCGCGGCCGTCTACGCGACGATCGTCGTCGGCATCTCGGCGACGACGGGGTCGACCTCCCGGGCGACGACGCTGGCGCTCGGCTTCTTCGTCGTCTTCGAGCTCCTCTGGGACGTCGTCCCGATGGGGATTCTCTACGTCGTCGAGGGCTTTTCGTTCCCGGCGACGATCCCCGACTGGGTCTTTACGGTCACCCAGGTGTCTCCGTCGTCGGCGTACTTCTCGACGATCGTCGCGCTGTTGCCCGACCTCGCGGAAACCGTCGGCGCCGATCCGGGGCAGGCGGGCGCCGGTGTCGAGGTGACTGCCGAGGCCGAACCGCTGTACGCGAGCCCCGAGATCGGGATCGTCGTCCTGCTCCTGTGGCTGCTCGTTCCCCTCGCCGTCGGCTACGTGCGGTTCACCGCGTCCGATCTCTGAGTCGAGTCGCCGCCCTTATGGCCGGCCCGACCCAATCGCGCTCAATGGCCGAGCCCCGCGTACCGGGTGGCGAGGACACCACCCTCGAGCTCCCCTGTGGAATCCGCGTCGACCCCAGAGACGTCGACCTCGGGATGCGCGAGTACAGCTGTTCCTGCGGGGACACCCACGCCGTCGTGATGGACCTCCACCCGCCCTCGCGGTTCGTCCCCGAGTCGCTCGTCGACGTCCTCCGCGAGACCGTCGAGACCGACGACGACTTCGATGAGTTCGGCACGCCCCACCTGATGGGGATCGTCCTGGAGGAGTTCCCCGAACAGGTCGCGGTGTACGACGCCTCGGAGGAAGGCGGCGTCGGCTACACCCTGCTGTGGATGACCGACTTTGACTCGAGGCGCCTCCACGAGATAATCGTCGAGCTCATCGTCGAACTGATGGAACACGCGGTGAGCCACGCCGACGACGAGGCGACGATGACCGAGTTCGAGCAGCAGATGCTCGAGTTCGACGTGAGCGAGTTCGTCGAGGAGTACCGGCGGATGCGCGATTTCGAGAGCGAGCACGACCGGGCGGTGTGAGGGGCGGGTGCCCCCGCGCCCTCGAGTGAACTGAATGTGGGGCCGAAACGCCGGTCTGCTCGTGCTAACCCCCGTCAGTCGAGGCCGTCCTCGAGGGGGATTCGCTCGCTCGCAACGTCGTCGATCCTGCTGTCCGACGAGATTATCGGACTCGAGTCGGCGTAGGCGACGTGGTAGGCGTCGAACGCCGTCAGGCCGTCGCTGTCCATGTAGTCGACCGCCTGGAACAGCACGTCCTCGTTCTCGGCGACCTCCGCGATGTCGAGAACGTGTGCCAGCATCTCCATTCGATCGAACTCGAACCGATCGGAGATCACGAGCAACTCGAGCAGCGTCGCCCTCGAGGTGTAGATCTCCCCGCTGTACTCGCGCGCGATCTCGACGGCGTTCTCCTGGAGCCAGTCGTCGTCTTTTGCGAGGGCGATGAAAAAGTCCGTGTCGGCGTAGATCATCCTACTGCGTCTCGTCGTCTACCGCGTCTTCTCGAGCGGCCTCGCGGGCCTCGCGCTTGATCTCCTCGACGGATCGCCCCTCGAAGGCGCCCCCGACGGCCGCACGAAGACCCTCGACGGGGTCGTCCTCGAGCGGAATCAGCTCGATCCGATCCCTGAGCTTGACGACGCGGTACCGGTCGCCGAGCTCTTCGCGGATTTCGTACGGGATGACGATCCGCCCCCGGTCGTCTGCAACCGCAGTTTTACTCATTGCGTCTACAGTACGTGGGAACGCCCAAAAGTGTTCCCACAGTTTCAAAGGTCAACACCACGATTCGAGACCGTTCCCACAACATACGGCCTGGAACCGCCGTGGCT
Above is a genomic segment from Natrononativus amylolyticus containing:
- a CDS encoding ABC transporter ATP-binding protein is translated as MAAIELEGLTKRFGDVVAVDGLDLTIEEGEIFGFLGPNGAGKSTTIDILLDFIRPTDGTATVLGHDAQADGLAVRSRTGVLPDGYHVYDRLTGRQHVEFAVKMKGVDEEPMDVLERVRIADAADRKAGGYSKGMRQRLVLAMALVGDPDLLVLDEPSTGLDPNGAREMREIIREENARGTTVFFSSHVMEQVEAVCDRVAIINRGQLVAVDTIDGLRNATETGETLYVYVAKLDEDVLERVRGLEGVASASIDDGRLRVGVGGVSKFAVLHAIDEITPIQDFSVVESSLEDLFVRYTNESQENESQEVEA
- a CDS encoding ABC transporter permease, which gives rise to MTWLTVAAKDFRDAVQSRALWALVAVFVVLSIVSTYAYLEVPEMFGSPEGATFGGLLFFTVGLVGLFVPLAAIVVCYKSLAGERELGSIKLLLSLPTTRGQVFAGKVLGRAAVLAFGLGVGLVVGLGFGAALLGEIDAVAVLAFVLVTLAFAAVYATIVVGISATTGSTSRATTLALGFFVVFELLWDVVPMGILYVVEGFSFPATIPDWVFTVTQVSPSSAYFSTIVALLPDLAETVGADPGQAGAGVEVTAEAEPLYASPEIGIVVLLLWLLVPLAVGYVRFTASDL
- a CDS encoding DUF5815 family protein, with product MAEPRVPGGEDTTLELPCGIRVDPRDVDLGMREYSCSCGDTHAVVMDLHPPSRFVPESLVDVLRETVETDDDFDEFGTPHLMGIVLEEFPEQVAVYDASEEGGVGYTLLWMTDFDSRRLHEIIVELIVELMEHAVSHADDEATMTEFEQQMLEFDVSEFVEEYRRMRDFESEHDRAV
- a CDS encoding type II toxin-antitoxin system VapC family toxin codes for the protein MIYADTDFFIALAKDDDWLQENAVEIAREYSGEIYTSRATLLELLVISDRFEFDRMEMLAHVLDIAEVAENEDVLFQAVDYMDSDGLTAFDAYHVAYADSSPIISSDSRIDDVASERIPLEDGLD
- a CDS encoding AbrB/MazE/SpoVT family DNA-binding domain-containing protein, with amino-acid sequence MSKTAVADDRGRIVIPYEIREELGDRYRVVKLRDRIELIPLEDDPVEGLRAAVGGAFEGRSVEEIKREAREAAREDAVDDETQ